The Thermoanaerobacter uzonensis DSM 18761 genome includes the window TAACTGCCTTGCTTCTGGATGTCCTAAAATTACAGGCACTTCTCTTAATATTATAGAATTGTTCCCAAATTCTTCAAATGCATAACCTAATTTATTTAAAAGCTCTTTTTCTTGATTAACAAGTTCTAAATCTCCTGGTTGTAACTCTACTACAATAGGAAATGTTACTTGCCTTGTTTGAATTTTTTCATATTGGAAAGTAAATTTTTCATATAAAATCCTTTCATGGGCAGCATGTTGGTCAATTATATAGAATACATCTTCCTTTTCTACGATTATATAAGTAGAAAATAATGTGCCCACTATTCTTATATCACTTATTTTTTTAGCAAGGTCATTTTTATTTACTTCTTCTTTTTCATGTTCATATTCCTCATAAATTGCCAAATGGTTATCTAAACTATTATTTTTACTATTTTCTTTTAATACATTATCTTTTAAAAAAACATTCTTACCTTTAAATTCATTGTCAAGTTTCTTTTTTCCCTCTTCTAATTCTTTATCAGAAGAAGTCAAGTATAATTTTGTCTGCTCAGCTAAAATAGTTGGAGTTTCAATTTCAAAGATATTTTTCTTTTCTTCAATTTTTACTTCTGGTATCAAGTTGTATTTATGAAGGCTATCCTTTATAGTTTTATAAACAGCTTCAAAAATTCTTCTTTCATCTGAAAATTTTATCTCTAATTTTGAAGGATGTATATTCACATCAATCTGCCTTGGGTCTATTTCCATGTACAAAAAAACAGCAGGATATCGGTTTACAGGTATATAAGTCTTAAAAGCTTCATCGATAGCAGCTGTAAGGGTCTTATTTTTTACATATCTTCCATTTACATAGAAAAATTGCATATTCCTATTTGAATAATTTAAAGAATTTTTACCTGCTAAAATCTTTAATTTCAAATCTTCACTTTCAAAAGAAGCTGACATAAGAGAAGAGTAGACTTCATTTCCAAAAAGCCTTAATATTACATCTTCTATATTTCCATTGCCTGATGTTATAAACTGCAATTTCTTGTCTTTTACATATTTAAAAGAAACTTCAGGATGGGAAAGACACAATTTAGTTACAACATCGGTTATGTACATAGCTTCTGTTGAAGGACGTTTCAAAAACTTCCTTCGTGCCGGCGTATTAAAAAACACATCTCTTACTTCAATACTACTTCCTTTTGCACAACCACAAGTAGTTTTTTCTATTACCTTTCCACCTTCCACAACAACTTTAGTACCAAATAAAGCTCCTTCTTCTTTAGTCTGTAAAGTTACATGGGAAACTGCCGCAATACTAGCTAAGGCCTCTCCTCTGAAACCTAATGTCCCTATACTGTAAAGGTCATTGTCAGATTTTATCTTGCTGGTGGCGTGCCTTTCAAAAGCTAAAATAGCGTCTATTTCATTCATTCCACAACCGTCGTCAGATACCTTTATATAAGGAATGCCACCTTCTAAAATTTCCACTGTAATATTTTTGCTTCCAGCGTCAATAGAATTTTCAATTAATTCTTTCACTATAGAAGCAGGTCTTTCAACAACTTCTCCTGCAGAAATTTTATTTATTGTATTTTCATCTAAAAGATGAATTTTATTCATAATATTCCACTCCTCAAGGAGATTGCCTTCTCCTTTAATTCATATAAATAATTTAGAGCTTGAATAGGAGTCATGTTGTTCACATCGCAATTGGCTATATCATCAATTAGCGAATCCTTTGCCGTAGAAAAAATATCTATTTGAGTAAAGGCAAGTTGCTGTGATGCATTTTCTAATTCGGGCTTTATGACCTTATCATTTTCCAAACTGTTCAATATCTCTTTTGCTCTTTCAACAATGCTATAAGGTAGTCCTGCTAATTTTGAAACTTGTATTCCATAGCTTTTATCAGCGCCACCAGGTACTATTTTCCGTAAAAATATTATGTCATCTTCTCTTTCCTCTACTGAAACATTATAATTCCTTACTCCCTTCATCTTGCCTTCAAGTTTTGTCAATTCATGATAGTGAGTAGCGAACAAAGTTTTAGCCTTTATCTTTTCATGAATATATTCAATAACTGCATGAGCTATACTCATACCATCATAAGTGCTTGTACCTCTCCCTACCTCATCTAGTATTATCAAACTTTTACTAGTAGCAGATTTTAATATATTTGCCACTTCAGACATTTCCACCATAAAGGTACTCTGTCCTGCAAAGATGTCGTCGGATGCTCCTACTCTTGTAAAGATTTTATCTACAATCCCAATTTTAGCGTAAGAAGCAGGGACAAAAGAGCCTATCTGCGCCATCAGTACAATTAAAGCAACCTGTCTCATGTAAGTAGATTTACCAGCCATATTAGGCCCCGTTATTATCATGATAGGATTTTCAGGACCAATATCTATATCATTTGCTACAAAAGATTCATCAGAAATAGTCTCTATTACTGGATGTCTCCCTTCCTTGATGACTATTCTGTCACTATAATCTACTATCGGTTTTATATATCTATTTGTTTCCGCAACTTCTGCAAAGGAAATGAGTACATCTATTGTGGCTATATATTTTGCTGTGTTTTGTATTCTTACAATTTGTAGTTCTACTTTTTCTCTTATTTCGTTAAAAAGCTGATATTCAAGCTCAATTAATTTTTCTTCTGCTCCTAATATAGTCTCTTCTACTTCTTTAAGCTCAGGTGTCACATACCTTTCTGCATTTGCCAAAGTTTGTTTTCGTATGAATCTTTCAGGAACCTGTGGTATATTAGATTTTGTAACTTCAATATAATAGCCAAAAACTTTGTTGTAACCTATTCTCAAGTTCTTAATGCCTGTTTTTTCTCTTTCTTCAGCCTCAAGATTTGCGATCCAATTTTTCCCGTCTGTTGAAGCCTTTCTTAGCTTATCCACTGTTTCATTATATCCATCTTTTATGATGTTTCCTTCTTTTAATTGAGTTGAGGGGTCGTCTTTTATTGACTTATCTATTAATTCGTATATATCTTGTAAAGTATCAAATTTCTCGCATATCTCTTTCAAAAGCCTTGAATTGAACTTTTCTAATATTTTTTTTATGTAAGGCAAATTTTGCAGAGATAACTTTATGGAAATAAAATCTTTTGGATTAATACTCTGGTAGACAATTTTGCTGGCCAATCTTTCTAAATCGTATATTTTGTTTAAAAGTTGTTTTAAATCTTGGCGATTTTTATAATCATTAGAAAGTTCTTCTACTGCTTGCAACCGAGTATCAATATGCTCTTTGTTAAGCAAAGGCTCTTCTAGCCATTTTTTTAAAAGCCTTCCTCCCATAGGAGTTACAGTTTTATCTAAAACTCCTAATAAAGAGCCTTTTTTTGACTTGTTTCTATTAGACTCTAATATTTCTAAATTTTTTATTGCATTGCTGTCTAATCCCATATAGGAGTTATCTTCATATATAAGCAATTTGTTTATATGCTTTAAAGCAGTTTTTTGTAATTCTTGTAAATAGCTAAAAAGAGCCGCTAACGAATTAGCCATATAAGGCTTATCTTTTATACCTAATTCTTCGGATTTTTTATTAAATTGAGTTTCTATTAATTTAATTTTTTCTTCATAGTCAAGCTGATTTTCACAGATATTTACAACACAGTTATTATTCTTGAAAATTTTTATATATTTATTATTTTTTAGAAAATTTTCATTAGCGATTATTTCTGAAGGGGCATACTTTGTTATTTCATCATAAATTTTTTTAATGTCTTTACAATTTTTAAGCTCTGTAGCGTATAATTCTCCCGTTGTTACATCAACAGCACAAATTCCATAATTGTCCCTTTCTTTAAAAACAGACACAAGGTAGTTATTTGTTTTTTCATCCATTGATTCAGGATTTATTATTGTCCCTGGAGTATATATTCTTACTACATCTCTTTTTACTAATCCTTTTGCTTTTGCAGGGTCTTCTAATTGCTCACAAATAGCAACTTTATATCCTTTTTTTATCAACTTGTCTATATAAAAGTCTGCTGCATGGTAAGGAACACCAGCCATTGGGGCTCTTTCTTCCGTTCCTGCGTCTCTCCCTGTCAAAGCTATTTCAAGCTCTTTAGCAGCAATTTCCGCATCTTCGTAAAACATCTCATAAAAATCTCCTAGGCGGAAAAAGAGTATTGCATCTTTATATTTTTCTTTTATTTTAAGGTATTGTTCCATCATTGGAGTGACGGCCATTTTTTTGCACCTCCGACTCCTCTTTATTATATCATAAAAATTAGCGCCCATATAGGCGCAGTTTTATCTTATAACTTCTACTAATTCTCCCTGCATTGTCCAAGCCTTTGTTTCAGTTATTTTAACATTAGCAAGTTTGCCGATAAGGCTTTTATCTCCCACAAAGTGGACTACTTTATTGGTTCGAGTTCGAGAGGTCAATTTATTACTGTCTCTTTTACTAATTCCTTCTATCAATACTTCCACAATTTTTCCTCTTAATTCAGCACTTTTTTCTAAGCTGATTTTGTTTTGCAGCTCTATAAGTCTTTCTAAACGCTCATGTTTTACAGCATCATCTACTTGGTCTGGCATATTTGCCGCAACAGTGCCCGCTCTTTTGGAGTAAATAAAAGTATAAGCAGCATCAAATCGCACTCTTTCTACTAAATCCAACGTCTCTAAAAAATCCTCTTCTGTTTCACCTGGAAAACCTACGATTATATCTGTTGTTATCGAAATTTCTGGAATGTTACTTCTTACTTTGTCAATAATTTCTAAATAGTGTTCTTTGGTATATTTTCTATTCATCTTTTTTAAAATCTTGTTACTACCAGCTTGTACAGGTAAATGCAAATGTTCACAAACTTTATCTAGATCTCTCATGGCATATATTAATTCATCGGAAATATCTTTAGGATGAGAAGTCATAAACCTTATTCTCTCAATTCCTTCAATATCATTTAGCCTATAAAGTAGTTTTGCAAATGTTATATCTTCATCAAGGTCTTTTCCGTAAGAATTTACATTTTGTCCCAATAAAGTGATTTCCTTATACCCTTTTTGGGCTAATTCTTTTACTTCTGCTATTATATCTTCTGGCTTTCTGCTCTTTTCTCTGCCTCTCGTATATGGCACTATGCAATAGGTGCAAAAATTATTGCAACCATAAATAATATTAACCCATGCCTTTAAATTGCTGTCTCTTTTGACAGGTAACTCTTCAATTACATTTTTTGTATCTTCTATAATATCTATAACTATATCTTGAGAGTTCAAAGCCTCCCATAAAAGCTGTGGAAATTTATATATATTATGAGTGCCAAAAACAATGTCTATATAGGAATATTTTTCTTTAATAGCTTCTACTACATTTTTTTCTTGCATCATACAACCAGATACACCAATAATTAAATTAGGATTTCTAGCCTTCAATTCTTTCATTTGTGATACTCTTCCCAATACTCTTATTTCAGCATGTTCTCTTACAGCACAAGTGTTAAAAAGTAAAACATCA containing:
- the mutL gene encoding DNA mismatch repair endonuclease MutL: MNKIHLLDENTINKISAGEVVERPASIVKELIENSIDAGSKNITVEILEGGIPYIKVSDDGCGMNEIDAILAFERHATSKIKSDNDLYSIGTLGFRGEALASIAAVSHVTLQTKEEGALFGTKVVVEGGKVIEKTTCGCAKGSSIEVRDVFFNTPARRKFLKRPSTEAMYITDVVTKLCLSHPEVSFKYVKDKKLQFITSGNGNIEDVILRLFGNEVYSSLMSASFESEDLKLKILAGKNSLNYSNRNMQFFYVNGRYVKNKTLTAAIDEAFKTYIPVNRYPAVFLYMEIDPRQIDVNIHPSKLEIKFSDERRIFEAVYKTIKDSLHKYNLIPEVKIEEKKNIFEIETPTILAEQTKLYLTSSDKELEEGKKKLDNEFKGKNVFLKDNVLKENSKNNSLDNHLAIYEEYEHEKEEVNKNDLAKKISDIRIVGTLFSTYIIVEKEDVFYIIDQHAAHERILYEKFTFQYEKIQTRQVTFPIVVELQPGDLELVNQEKELLNKLGYAFEEFGNNSIILREVPVILGHPEARQLFIDIVEKLKDKELINKISLKEENIIMMACKAAVKAMDNLSEKEIHKLFDELKITENPYTCPHGRPVIIAITKTQLEKMFKRIM
- the mutS gene encoding DNA mismatch repair protein MutS codes for the protein MAVTPMMEQYLKIKEKYKDAILFFRLGDFYEMFYEDAEIAAKELEIALTGRDAGTEERAPMAGVPYHAADFYIDKLIKKGYKVAICEQLEDPAKAKGLVKRDVVRIYTPGTIINPESMDEKTNNYLVSVFKERDNYGICAVDVTTGELYATELKNCKDIKKIYDEITKYAPSEIIANENFLKNNKYIKIFKNNNCVVNICENQLDYEEKIKLIETQFNKKSEELGIKDKPYMANSLAALFSYLQELQKTALKHINKLLIYEDNSYMGLDSNAIKNLEILESNRNKSKKGSLLGVLDKTVTPMGGRLLKKWLEEPLLNKEHIDTRLQAVEELSNDYKNRQDLKQLLNKIYDLERLASKIVYQSINPKDFISIKLSLQNLPYIKKILEKFNSRLLKEICEKFDTLQDIYELIDKSIKDDPSTQLKEGNIIKDGYNETVDKLRKASTDGKNWIANLEAEEREKTGIKNLRIGYNKVFGYYIEVTKSNIPQVPERFIRKQTLANAERYVTPELKEVEETILGAEEKLIELEYQLFNEIREKVELQIVRIQNTAKYIATIDVLISFAEVAETNRYIKPIVDYSDRIVIKEGRHPVIETISDESFVANDIDIGPENPIMIITGPNMAGKSTYMRQVALIVLMAQIGSFVPASYAKIGIVDKIFTRVGASDDIFAGQSTFMVEMSEVANILKSATSKSLIILDEVGRGTSTYDGMSIAHAVIEYIHEKIKAKTLFATHYHELTKLEGKMKGVRNYNVSVEEREDDIIFLRKIVPGGADKSYGIQVSKLAGLPYSIVERAKEILNSLENDKVIKPELENASQQLAFTQIDIFSTAKDSLIDDIANCDVNNMTPIQALNYLYELKEKAISLRSGIL
- the miaB gene encoding tRNA (N6-isopentenyl adenosine(37)-C2)-methylthiotransferase MiaB codes for the protein MPTNVYVTEEELKKQEKIMKEIAEENKGKNLYYHIETYGCQMNVHDSEKLAGMLEEMGYKYTENLEQADVLLFNTCAVREHAEIRVLGRVSQMKELKARNPNLIIGVSGCMMQEKNVVEAIKEKYSYIDIVFGTHNIYKFPQLLWEALNSQDIVIDIIEDTKNVIEELPVKRDSNLKAWVNIIYGCNNFCTYCIVPYTRGREKSRKPEDIIAEVKELAQKGYKEITLLGQNVNSYGKDLDEDITFAKLLYRLNDIEGIERIRFMTSHPKDISDELIYAMRDLDKVCEHLHLPVQAGSNKILKKMNRKYTKEHYLEIIDKVRSNIPEISITTDIIVGFPGETEEDFLETLDLVERVRFDAAYTFIYSKRAGTVAANMPDQVDDAVKHERLERLIELQNKISLEKSAELRGKIVEVLIEGISKRDSNKLTSRTRTNKVVHFVGDKSLIGKLANVKITETKAWTMQGELVEVIR